The Acidobacteriota bacterium genome includes a window with the following:
- a CDS encoding GspE/PulE family protein, protein MSAAERSAEEAAARRLAERYRLDFLNMHDFRIDQELFRSIPADLMLRYGFVPYRRDGKSLVIVVSDPTDLPMIDELSVILGTPVRVMVGARSAIEGMLKKSESSQRVLDEATEEFQIQVLKDDDLGDENLTVERLTSDSSPIIRLVDSTIYTAIQRRASDIHIETQDDAVYVKYRIDGVLQSAMRPIAKRFHSSILSRIKVMAELDIAEKRVPQDGRFRLRVPGKTIDFRVSVMPSVHGEDAVIRILDKQSMSEQFTELRLDILGFPEEELRRFRKYIREPYGMVLVTGPTGSGKTTTLYAALAEIRTIEDKIITIEDPVEYQLKGITQIPINEKKGLTFARGLRSILRHDPDKVMVGEIRDPETAQIAIQSALTGHLVFTTVHANNVFDVLGRFLNMGVEPYQFISALNCVMAQRLVRKICEACKHPVTIAPELLAESAIDAGVAAKHTFYEGAGCIECSGTGFKGRMAICELLDLTDHIREIILDKRPISEVKRAAKEQGMRLLRESAVERVLNGETTLREINKVTFVE, encoded by the coding sequence GTGTCGGCGGCCGAACGCAGCGCCGAAGAGGCCGCGGCGCGCCGGCTGGCCGAGCGCTACCGGCTCGACTTCCTCAACATGCACGACTTCCGGATCGACCAGGAACTGTTCCGGTCGATTCCGGCCGACCTGATGTTGCGCTACGGTTTCGTGCCGTATCGGCGCGACGGCAAGTCGCTGGTGATCGTCGTCTCGGACCCGACCGACCTGCCGATGATCGACGAGCTCAGCGTGATCCTGGGCACGCCGGTGCGGGTGATGGTGGGCGCGCGTTCGGCGATCGAGGGCATGCTGAAGAAGAGCGAAAGCTCGCAGCGCGTCCTGGACGAGGCCACCGAAGAGTTCCAGATCCAGGTCCTCAAAGACGATGACCTCGGCGACGAGAACCTGACCGTCGAACGGTTGACGAGCGACAGCAGCCCCATCATCCGGCTGGTCGACTCGACGATTTACACCGCCATCCAGCGCCGCGCCAGCGACATTCACATCGAGACGCAGGACGATGCGGTCTACGTGAAGTACCGCATCGATGGCGTGCTGCAGTCGGCCATGCGGCCGATCGCCAAGCGCTTCCACAGCTCGATCCTGTCGCGCATCAAGGTGATGGCCGAGCTCGACATCGCCGAGAAGCGGGTGCCGCAGGACGGCCGCTTCCGGCTGCGCGTGCCCGGCAAGACCATCGACTTCCGCGTCTCGGTGATGCCGAGCGTGCACGGCGAGGACGCCGTGATCCGCATTCTCGACAAGCAGTCGATGAGCGAGCAGTTCACCGAACTGCGCCTCGACATCCTGGGCTTTCCGGAAGAGGAGCTGCGGCGGTTCCGCAAGTACATCCGCGAGCCGTATGGCATGGTGCTGGTGACGGGCCCGACCGGCAGCGGCAAGACCACGACGCTCTACGCGGCCCTCGCCGAGATTCGCACGATCGAAGACAAGATCATCACGATTGAGGACCCGGTCGAGTACCAGTTGAAGGGCATCACCCAGATTCCGATCAACGAGAAGAAGGGCCTGACGTTTGCGCGCGGCCTGCGCTCGATCCTGCGTCACGACCCCGACAAGGTGATGGTCGGCGAAATTCGCGATCCCGAGACCGCGCAGATCGCGATCCAGTCGGCGCTGACCGGCCACCTGGTGTTCACGACGGTCCACGCCAACAACGTGTTCGACGTGCTGGGGCGCTTCCTCAACATGGGCGTGGAACCCTACCAGTTCATCTCGGCGCTCAACTGCGTGATGGCGCAGCGGCTGGTGCGCAAGATTTGCGAGGCGTGCAAGCATCCGGTGACGATCGCTCCGGAACTGCTGGCCGAGTCGGCGATCGACGCCGGCGTCGCGGCGAAGCACACGTTCTACGAGGGCGCCGGCTGCATCGAGTGCAGCGGCACCGGCTTCAAGGGCCGCATGGCTATTTGCGAACTGCTGGACCTGACCGATCACATTCGCGAGATCATTCTCGACAAGCGCCCGATCTCGGAAGTGAAGCGCGCCGCCAAGGAGCAGGGCATGCGGCTGCTGCGCGAGTCGGCCGTCGAGCGCGTGCTCAACGGCGAGACCACCCTTCGCGAGATCAACAAGGTGACGTTCGTCGAATGA
- a CDS encoding BMC domain-containing protein, protein MDTPRDALGMVETKGFIGSVEAADAMVKAANVALIGTEYIGAGYVTVLVRGDVGAVKASTDAGAAAARRVGELVSVHVIPRPHAEVERILPKA, encoded by the coding sequence ATGGACACTCCACGAGACGCGCTGGGCATGGTCGAGACGAAGGGCTTTATCGGCTCGGTGGAGGCTGCCGATGCCATGGTCAAGGCGGCCAATGTGGCCTTGATTGGCACGGAATACATCGGGGCCGGCTACGTGACGGTGCTGGTCCGGGGCGATGTCGGCGCCGTGAAGGCCTCGACCGACGCGGGCGCCGCGGCCGCGCGCCGGGTCGGCGAACTGGTGTCGGTCCACGTCATTCCCCGGCCCCACGCCGAGGTCGAAAGAATCCTGCCAAAGGCTTAA
- a CDS encoding transglycosylase SLT domain-containing protein, which translates to MPSPYSLPIAFLCCTSVFAGCITGSGAKTVQVIPQPPAAVAPIPVAPPASDPVDLLIAQSDRHFATGQQELTFGHLVRARAEFDRSLDILLESADGARADVRLREHFDRLVDRISVLEQIALEKGDGFTETRTEPASIDALLAIETFDAAKPTLATAAAVEADLETTVHDIPIPTNDRVLRYVELFQGRLREFLTEGLSRGAQYLPMIQATFRAEGLPLDLAYIPLIESAFKPSALSRAKARGVWQFMHGTALENGLKADWYIDERADAEKATVAAAKYLKTLHRMFEDWHLAMASYNGGPGRVKRALTRSQKNDFWQLTATKQYLPRETRDYVPMILAAVIIAKNPAQYGFDIEPMVAPATETVKAPAALDLRRVAEWASVPVDDIQKLNPEYRRWTTPVKAGEYQIRVPEGTGDRVREGLAASAPSQLNALQWHTVKKGETLATIAKKLRVNRTDLAEANYLRVNSRVKTGGKLLIPRMPSSALLARASSADLEKAAAATVAEILEETAALPEPAAAKIYRVRAGDTLSAISRKTGTSVVQLQRWNKMRGTRLNIGDRLIVQPPASKTANQ; encoded by the coding sequence ATGCCGAGCCCTTACTCGCTCCCCATCGCGTTCCTATGTTGCACATCGGTGTTCGCCGGTTGCATCACAGGCTCAGGCGCGAAGACGGTCCAGGTCATTCCGCAGCCACCCGCGGCCGTGGCGCCAATCCCGGTCGCGCCGCCCGCGTCGGATCCGGTCGATCTGCTCATCGCCCAATCTGACCGCCACTTCGCAACTGGCCAGCAGGAGTTGACCTTCGGTCACCTCGTCCGCGCCCGCGCCGAGTTCGATCGGTCGTTGGACATCCTGCTCGAGTCGGCCGACGGCGCCCGAGCCGATGTCCGGCTGCGCGAGCACTTCGACCGGCTGGTGGACCGCATCAGCGTACTCGAGCAAATCGCGCTCGAGAAGGGCGACGGTTTCACCGAAACCCGAACGGAGCCGGCGTCCATTGATGCGCTGCTCGCCATCGAGACCTTCGATGCCGCCAAGCCGACCTTGGCGACTGCTGCCGCCGTTGAGGCGGACCTCGAAACGACGGTCCACGACATTCCGATCCCGACCAACGACCGGGTGCTGCGCTACGTCGAGCTCTTCCAGGGCCGGTTGCGCGAGTTCCTGACCGAAGGCCTGTCGCGCGGCGCCCAGTACCTGCCCATGATCCAGGCGACGTTCCGGGCCGAAGGCCTGCCGCTCGATCTCGCCTATATCCCGCTCATCGAAAGCGCCTTCAAGCCATCGGCGCTGTCGCGCGCCAAGGCCCGCGGCGTCTGGCAGTTCATGCACGGCACCGCCCTCGAGAATGGCCTGAAGGCCGACTGGTACATCGACGAGCGCGCCGACGCCGAAAAGGCAACCGTCGCCGCGGCCAAGTACCTCAAGACCTTGCATCGCATGTTCGAGGATTGGCACTTGGCCATGGCTTCGTACAACGGCGGTCCCGGCCGGGTGAAACGGGCCCTCACGCGGAGCCAGAAGAACGACTTCTGGCAGCTGACCGCTACCAAGCAGTACCTGCCGCGCGAGACTCGCGATTACGTGCCGATGATCCTGGCCGCGGTAATCATCGCCAAGAACCCGGCCCAGTACGGCTTCGACATCGAGCCGATGGTGGCGCCGGCGACCGAGACCGTGAAGGCCCCGGCCGCGCTCGACCTGCGCCGCGTCGCCGAGTGGGCCAGCGTGCCGGTGGACGACATCCAGAAGCTCAACCCCGAGTACCGCCGCTGGACCACCCCGGTCAAGGCGGGCGAGTACCAGATTCGCGTGCCAGAGGGCACGGGCGATCGCGTGCGCGAGGGCCTCGCCGCTTCGGCGCCCAGCCAGCTGAACGCCTTGCAGTGGCACACCGTCAAGAAGGGCGAGACGCTGGCCACGATTGCCAAGAAGCTGCGCGTCAACCGCACCGACCTGGCCGAAGCCAACTACCTGAGGGTGAATTCGCGGGTCAAGACCGGCGGCAAGCTGCTCATTCCGCGCATGCCGTCATCGGCGCTCTTGGCGAGGGCCTCGTCGGCCGACCTCGAGAAAGCGGCCGCCGCGACGGTGGCAGAGATTCTGGAAGAAACCGCGGCGCTGCCGGAACCGGCTGCTGCCAAAATATACCGTGTGCGCGCCGGCGACACGCTGTCGGCCATTTCCCGGAAGACCGGTACCTCGGTCGTGCAACTGCAGCGCTGGAACAAGATGCGCGGCACCAGGCTGAACATCGGCGACCGGCTCATCGTCCAGCCACCCGCCTCCAAGACCGCTAATCAATAA
- the pilM gene encoding pilus assembly protein PilM, with the protein MSFRSLFQSPPPDVAIAIDHAHVAAARLAWRGDQAVVAAHAHEALPAGAVVPSLSALNMADVPAVAKAVGRVLAALGHPPGRVALVVPDTVAKVSLLRLEKVPPKAADLQEIVRWQVRKTAPFPIEQAVISVSPGLAAADGSHEMVVSLARADVIQQYEQACLMAGAEAGLVDLASFSVLNGILAVAGGPAGDWLLVHITDTYLTLAVMRDQALLFFRHRGEEAEGTLADLIHQTAMYYEDRLHGAGFARVLIAGGGRLPGGAESVRRGLEERLRIGVESVDPRQAAALPDRIGASQEVLDVLAPLVGVLLREGRVA; encoded by the coding sequence ATGAGCTTCCGGTCCCTCTTCCAGTCCCCGCCGCCCGACGTGGCCATCGCGATCGATCACGCGCACGTGGCGGCGGCGCGCCTGGCGTGGCGCGGCGACCAGGCCGTGGTCGCGGCGCACGCCCACGAGGCGCTACCCGCCGGCGCGGTGGTGCCGTCGCTCTCCGCGCTCAACATGGCGGACGTGCCGGCCGTCGCGAAGGCCGTTGGCCGCGTGCTGGCCGCGTTGGGCCACCCGCCCGGCCGCGTCGCGTTGGTCGTGCCCGACACGGTGGCGAAGGTCTCGCTGCTCCGGCTGGAGAAAGTGCCCCCCAAGGCCGCCGACCTGCAGGAGATCGTCCGGTGGCAGGTGCGCAAGACCGCGCCGTTCCCGATCGAGCAGGCCGTGATCAGCGTGTCGCCCGGACTGGCCGCGGCTGACGGCAGCCACGAGATGGTGGTGTCGCTGGCCCGGGCCGACGTGATCCAGCAGTATGAGCAGGCCTGCCTGATGGCCGGCGCCGAGGCCGGCCTGGTCGATCTCGCGTCGTTCAGCGTGCTCAATGGCATCCTGGCCGTGGCGGGCGGCCCCGCGGGAGATTGGCTGCTCGTTCACATCACCGACACCTACCTGACGCTCGCGGTCATGCGAGACCAGGCGCTGTTGTTCTTCCGCCACCGCGGCGAAGAGGCCGAGGGGACGCTGGCGGACCTGATTCACCAGACCGCGATGTATTACGAGGACCGCCTGCATGGCGCCGGCTTCGCGCGCGTGCTGATCGCCGGCGGCGGCCGGCTGCCGGGTGGCGCCGAAAGCGTGCGGCGGGGTCTCGAAGAACGGCTGCGCATCGGCGTCGAATCCGTGGACCCGCGCCAGGCGGCCGCGCTGCCCGATCGCATTGGCGCCTCGCAGGAGGTGCTCGACGTGCTGGCGCCGCTCGTCGGCGTGCTGCTGAGGGAAGGACGGGTGGCCTAG
- a CDS encoding type II secretion system F family protein, with amino-acid sequence MEFRCRLGTTSGEIIEGVYVAQSEAALRRELEDKGLHVLALRPRLGFGSFTLSRSRKITRHEFLVFNQELATLLKAGMPLVQSLDILRTRLTNPLFKSVLDDVHEKVRGGTALSDAFAAHGELFPNVYTASLMAGERAGNLDAVLRRYVAYSKTVDTVRSKTISAMIYPAILIGLAVVLVSIIIVKVVPTFSEFYLSFGAELPLSTRIIVGVSDVIRGQMWLILIALGVGTAAFWSWVRQPGHGSKFDALLLKLPFIGPSFHKFATTQMARTLATLLGGGIPLVNALEIASRSTGNRHLGEELAIVATKVREGQSFSATMFERKTVPDVAIKMIEVGESTGALTEMLNSLSDFYDEEIETDVARFVTVIEPAMLVFMGVVIAGIVLALYMPLFQLTSVIGGS; translated from the coding sequence ATGGAATTCCGCTGCCGGCTCGGCACCACATCGGGTGAGATTATCGAGGGCGTGTACGTGGCCCAGAGCGAAGCTGCCCTCAGGCGCGAGCTCGAGGACAAGGGGCTGCACGTTCTGGCACTGCGGCCCCGGCTCGGCTTTGGCAGCTTCACGCTGTCGCGCAGCCGCAAGATCACCCGCCACGAGTTCCTGGTCTTTAACCAGGAGCTGGCCACGCTGTTGAAGGCCGGCATGCCGCTGGTGCAGTCGCTCGACATCCTGCGGACCCGCCTCACGAACCCGCTGTTCAAGTCGGTGCTGGACGATGTGCACGAGAAGGTGCGCGGCGGCACCGCGTTGTCGGATGCCTTCGCCGCGCACGGCGAATTGTTCCCAAACGTTTACACCGCCTCGCTGATGGCAGGGGAGCGGGCCGGCAATCTCGATGCGGTGCTGCGCCGCTACGTGGCCTACTCGAAGACGGTTGACACAGTCCGCTCGAAAACGATTTCAGCCATGATCTACCCGGCGATCCTGATCGGGCTCGCGGTCGTGCTGGTCTCGATCATCATCGTGAAGGTCGTGCCCACCTTCTCGGAGTTCTACCTGAGCTTCGGTGCCGAACTCCCCTTATCCACGCGCATCATCGTCGGCGTGTCCGACGTGATCCGCGGGCAGATGTGGCTCATCCTGATCGCGCTCGGGGTCGGCACCGCGGCGTTCTGGAGTTGGGTGCGGCAGCCGGGACACGGCTCCAAGTTCGATGCCTTGCTGCTGAAGCTGCCGTTCATCGGGCCGAGTTTCCACAAGTTCGCGACCACGCAGATGGCGCGGACGCTGGCCACCTTGCTGGGGGGCGGCATCCCGCTGGTGAACGCGCTCGAGATCGCGTCGCGCTCGACCGGCAACCGCCACCTGGGCGAGGAGCTGGCGATCGTCGCGACCAAGGTCCGCGAGGGGCAGAGCTTCTCGGCCACGATGTTCGAGCGCAAGACCGTGCCCGACGTGGCCATCAAGATGATCGAGGTCGGTGAGTCCACCGGCGCGTTGACCGAGATGCTCAACAGCCTGTCGGACTTTTACGACGAAGAAATCGAAACCGACGTGGCGCGCTTTGTGACGGTGATCGAACCGGCCATGCTCGTGTTCATGGGCGTGGTGATCGCCGGCATCGTGCTGGCGCTCTACATGCCGCTGTTCCAACTCACCTCGGTGATCGGCGGCAGCTAA
- a CDS encoding aldehyde dehydrogenase family protein — protein MAAAASSPQTDKDLASIAEARALARRAKVAQATLAECSQQQIDRIVEAMALAVRPHAEALARLAVEETTFGVIADKIQKNLFASQRVYEFIQPMKTVGVINRFDDRKIIEIAEPFGVVAAVIPSTNPTSTAIYKILIAIKARCAVVMTPHPSAARCITRTADIMYEAGRKAGLPEGAIGWMTTVTLEGTQELMKAREVSVILATGGMGLVRAAYSAGKPAYGVGPGNAPCYIESSADVRKAANDILTGKSFDNGVLCSSPNSVVVDEAVEAEARRQFKDQGGYVLSPAEADTLAKQLVTPQRLPNPAFVGKSAVHIAQQCGIAVPAGTRALIAELTGVGRDFPLSIEKLCPVLSYYVVKDWREGCERCKQILKYGGMGHTMSIHSQNDAVILEFGLHKPAYRICVNTPTTHGSIGLTTGLDPAMTLGCGGFGGNITSDNISPKHLLNIKRVAYELRPASASPSVPKVPNVPEVPRVQLPGAPALPKAPTKPQPDSISADALTNRIDRFLATRGLAPARAPEAPKAPDAPLAQGSEPERFVCEEDVRLAIREGRKLLIGERTIVTPSARDAGEAARVFVQAGWPAVNS, from the coding sequence TTGGCCGCCGCCGCTTCATCACCCCAAACCGACAAGGACCTGGCCTCGATCGCCGAGGCCCGGGCGCTTGCCCGCCGCGCCAAAGTGGCGCAGGCGACGCTGGCCGAGTGTTCCCAGCAGCAGATCGATCGCATTGTCGAGGCCATGGCGCTGGCCGTCAGGCCCCATGCCGAAGCACTGGCGCGGCTCGCCGTCGAAGAGACGACGTTTGGCGTGATCGCCGACAAGATCCAGAAGAACCTGTTCGCGTCGCAGCGGGTGTACGAGTTCATCCAGCCCATGAAGACGGTCGGCGTGATCAACCGCTTCGACGACCGCAAGATCATCGAGATTGCCGAGCCGTTCGGCGTCGTCGCCGCGGTCATTCCGTCGACCAATCCCACCTCGACCGCGATCTACAAGATCCTGATTGCCATCAAGGCGCGCTGCGCGGTGGTGATGACGCCGCACCCGTCAGCCGCCCGGTGCATCACGCGGACCGCCGACATCATGTACGAGGCCGGCCGCAAAGCCGGGCTGCCCGAGGGGGCCATTGGCTGGATGACCACCGTGACGCTCGAGGGCACCCAGGAACTGATGAAGGCCCGTGAGGTGTCGGTCATTCTCGCCACCGGCGGCATGGGCCTGGTTCGCGCTGCCTACAGCGCGGGCAAGCCGGCGTACGGCGTGGGTCCTGGCAACGCGCCGTGCTACATCGAGTCGAGCGCCGACGTCCGCAAGGCCGCCAACGACATCCTGACCGGCAAGTCGTTCGACAACGGTGTGCTGTGCTCGTCTCCCAACTCCGTCGTGGTGGATGAGGCGGTCGAGGCCGAAGCCAGGCGCCAGTTCAAGGACCAGGGTGGTTACGTCCTGTCGCCCGCGGAGGCCGACACGCTGGCGAAGCAGCTGGTGACGCCGCAACGGCTCCCCAACCCGGCGTTTGTTGGCAAATCGGCGGTCCATATTGCCCAGCAGTGCGGTATTGCCGTGCCGGCCGGCACCAGGGCCTTGATCGCGGAACTGACGGGCGTCGGCCGCGACTTCCCGCTGTCGATCGAGAAACTGTGCCCGGTGTTGTCGTACTACGTGGTCAAGGACTGGCGCGAAGGCTGCGAGCGGTGCAAACAGATTCTGAAGTACGGCGGGATGGGCCACACCATGTCGATTCACTCGCAGAACGATGCGGTGATCCTGGAATTCGGCCTGCACAAGCCGGCCTACCGCATTTGCGTGAATACGCCGACCACGCACGGGTCGATTGGACTCACGACCGGTTTGGACCCGGCCATGACGCTCGGCTGTGGCGGCTTTGGCGGCAATATCACCTCGGACAACATTTCTCCGAAGCACCTCCTCAACATCAAAAGGGTCGCGTACGAGTTGCGACCTGCCTCGGCTTCGCCCTCAGTGCCTAAGGTGCCTAACGTGCCTGAGGTGCCTAGGGTGCAGTTGCCGGGTGCTCCAGCTCTTCCCAAGGCACCCACCAAGCCACAACCGGATTCGATCTCTGCCGATGCCCTCACCAATCGGATCGACAGGTTCCTCGCGACCCGCGGGTTAGCACCCGCCAGGGCACCTGAGGCACCTAAGGCACCCGATGCACCCTTGGCACAGGGGTCCGAGCCAGAGAGATTCGTGTGCGAGGAGGATGTTCGCTTGGCGATTCGCGAGGGACGAAAGCTCCTGATTGGCGAGCGAACTATAGTCACGCCCTCGGCCCGGGATGCCGGCGAGGCCGCGCGGGTATTCGTCCAGGCCGGCTGGCCTGCCGTAAACAGCTGA
- a CDS encoding lytic transglycosylase domain-containing protein — MFRIAALAASLLLFAPAASAEILVFKSGQSMSVRSYRVSGDLATAVLRAGGEVTFPAAMITRVDPDEVPYPVPVDALPVEDAPAVPAAAAPVGVPDAVLAARPFADLISAVAATHQVDARLIHAVIEQESNYQTRARSKKGARGLMQLMPATARQYGVHNSYDPKANIEAGVRHLKDLLSRLELPTALAAYNAGEGTIRRYGGLPPFPETQNYVRRILQRAGHRLGTD, encoded by the coding sequence ATGTTCAGGATCGCCGCGCTGGCCGCATCACTACTGTTGTTCGCGCCCGCCGCGAGCGCGGAGATCCTTGTGTTCAAGAGCGGGCAAAGCATGTCGGTTCGCTCCTATCGTGTTAGTGGCGACCTGGCCACCGCCGTGCTGCGCGCCGGCGGGGAAGTGACGTTCCCGGCGGCGATGATCACCCGGGTCGATCCGGACGAAGTGCCGTACCCGGTGCCGGTGGACGCGTTGCCGGTCGAGGACGCGCCGGCCGTGCCAGCGGCCGCGGCACCGGTTGGCGTGCCCGACGCCGTGCTGGCGGCCCGCCCGTTCGCCGACCTCATCTCCGCGGTCGCGGCCACCCACCAGGTTGACGCGCGTCTCATTCACGCCGTGATCGAGCAGGAATCGAACTACCAGACCCGTGCCCGGTCGAAGAAGGGCGCGCGCGGCCTCATGCAGCTGATGCCGGCTACGGCCCGTCAGTACGGCGTTCACAACTCGTACGACCCCAAGGCGAACATCGAGGCCGGCGTCCGCCACCTCAAGGACCTGCTGAGCCGACTTGAACTGCCCACCGCCCTGGCGGCCTACAACGCCGGCGAGGGCACCATCCGGCGCTACGGCGGCCTGCCGCCCTTCCCCGAAACCCAGAACTACGTCCGCCGCATCCTGCAGCGGGCCGGCCACAGATTAGGCACAGATTAA